GGGCGGGGGGAGTAGCAGGGTGTGCGGCGACAAATGAAGGTGGCTTCTCTGACCTACGAAGAAAAGTCAGGTAAACTACACTAACCTGACTCCCCTTCCCTCTAGGTCCATGCTCATTTCAATTTTAAAAACTGGTTTTTAATTTTCAAAAGATCAATTTCAATTCATGACATACCAATTTTAATCATAAGTCATTTGTCGTGCGGTGCAGCCCAGCAAGTCATTTTGTGTACTCCATTCATTCCAATGAATAAGGCGTGCACACATCCCCAAATTCAACTTTGATCATAAAGTAGACCAACAAAATATGAATTATATTTTATATGATAGAATTCACACCGTTGTTTGTATTAAAAATGAGTTTTTAATGGTAGAATTTTTATGTCACAAATACGTATAATCTAATTTACGATTAAAGTTAGATTTTAAAAAACATGCGCCCCTTATTTATTGGAATGGAGGGAGTGTTGCTCATCAGTCGTCatgttttttttttgagacaaccAATCGTCATATTTAATGACCTGCGCGGAAGACAACGCACAAACACGCATGATTTGGGCCGGCCCGTGTGCGCGGCGCCAGGTTCCCCTGTCCTTTTCCCTTATGAGTCgtctctttccttttcttttttcattttttaaTCCCAAAAATATGTCCAGGATATCACGAATTTGGAAACTGTTTCCAGATTTCAAAAAACGTTCatattttttttttatttttttctaaaatTTAAAAAATACCTGCGAATTAAAATAtcttcatgaattttaaaaatctTCGTTTTTCCTGAATTTAAAAAATGCTTGTAAATTTCAAAAACTATACTCAAATTATTAAAAAAGACACGACTTAAAATATGTTTTGGAATTTTTAAAATTATACACAGATTTCAAAAAAGGTCCGTTGAGTCAACAAAAACTGAtcacaaattttaaaaatgttcgcaAATGTAAAAAAATGTACCCAAAAACTAAAAACATTCTAGTATTTCAAAATATGTTGACGGATTTGTAAAATATTTTAAGATTTAAAAGAATGTTATCAATTTGAAAATATTGCCGTATTTCCATAATATTCATGATTCAAAAAATATTTGTAAATTtgaaaacaaattcaaaatttccAAAAGAATTCAAGATTTGAAAAAAATTCGCAATTTTCAAGAAACTTCAGGAATTTTAGAAAAGATCACGGATGAGGGAAAAGTTCAAAAATTTCTAAAAAATCCAGAAgttttaaaaatagttcatagATTTGAAAAAAAAAGGTGAAAAAAAATTAGTTGCATTGGTTGACATACAGAGCAAAAAAACAGTCCCATGAGGCCTTACCTGCCTGGGCCCAAAACTTCACATAACCTCTTCGTGCTGCTGTTGGCAAGTAAAGCTAGGACTGCTATCTCCACTTCCTCTATGTAGATAGTTGAGGCTGCCTGAAGGCATTGCTTTGGTTTGGTTGTTGTAACACTAGTAGCTCAGAACCTCAGAGACTGTTTTTCTGTTCTTTTCTTTTCTGTACAAACTTCTTaacaaaaaatataaaaattatGATGTGAGAAGAAATACTCACTGTTTCGCCTATACAAAAAGGTAACTGCAAAGAAAAAaaagtaaatgataaaagaaaaaCAAACGAAAATTCGCACAGGCTTCAAGAGCGACGCgatatgggccggcccattaatggtTGCTGCAATCCCGGTTTTGGGAAGTTACCGGCGAGACGTTTGGTTCGCAGAAAAGCCGAGGCTTCCGATTCCAATGCTTCCCGAAACCGTACAGTTGTGTTTGGTAAACCTGCAATGTCTTTCGTAACCGCGGTTTCCGATACAAGGCTTCGCGAAACTAAAAATGCCCAGATCAAAGCAAATTGGAAAACAGGAACACATGTGCGCCAACCAAACAAAGCGGGTTTTCCATAAAACTAATCGGACATCGGAGCTTCCTGATACGATAAAATGAATACGTTACTGGGGCCGAACCAAACGCGTCGTAGAGGTTCCCACAGTCGGGTTTTCccgttttgggaaccttctaggaGGTTTCAGAACCGGTTTTTTCATTctatttcttttttgtttttctctcttttttaaaaaaatttcttcttattttctttttccaaTTGTTTGTTTATATGTTCttgtttttcaaaaaatgttcgcgtttccaaaaatcattcatgttttcaaaaaatgttcacgtttGCAAAAATTGTTCTCTTTTTTTTAAAGTCGCAAATATAAATAAATGTTCCTGTTTTCAATTTTATTCAGGGGAGTTTTAAAAATGTCCACGTTTTTAAAATTTGGTTAATAGTTTTAAAAATGTTTCggttttaaaaaatattcatataTCCAGAACATGTTCATATTTTTCAAAATGTTTGAGCTTATTCTGAATTCATTTGCAGAATTTGAAAAGTGTACGGGTTTCGTTTAAACATTCATTTAAAAAAACTTATTTTTTATAAACATGAACAGaaaatgttcgtgttttcaaGATTTGTTCGCAAATTTCAAAAAACGTCCGTGTTTCCCAAAATTGTTCTggatatttaaaaaatgttcacgtgTTGTAACATTTGTTCACAAATTGAAACAATGTTCGGAATTTCCGGAAATGTTCCTGTTAAAATTTATTCATAAACACCCAAAATGTtcatatttttaaaaaaatcacaaatttgaaaaacTGTTCGCAAATTTATAAAATTGTCCACATTTTCAAAAACACTAGATCCCATCTTAATAAGGTTCAGAAAACATTATTTtaaaaaatcagaaaaagagtTGGAAGCATAGTCTGTCCCACCTTTTTTCACTTTGCAAGAGGCACAGTTGTGCCTCTCGCGCAAGCAAACCTGTGCCTCCATGAGAACAAAAttgtgcctctcgtggaagcaaaaaaAAACTTGTTTTTACCTTTTCAAGAGGCACAATTGTCTCTCTCGCAGAAGAACACATGTGCCTCTACAAGAAGCAAATCCGTCCTCTTGGGTaacaaaaaaaacatttcccccctttCCAATAGGTATAGTTATGCCTCTCATGAAAAGCAAACATGTGCCTTCACGAGAAGCGAATTGCGCCTTGCGAAAGCAAAAAAATgcgtttttccctttccgagatgCACTGTGCCTCTCGCAGAAGAAACATGTGCCTCCACGAAAAGCAAATCTACGTTTCTGACAGAAgcaaaaaatgtgtttttttttcattttcgatgtgcatctcgcggaagcaaatctgCGCCTCCATGGGAGGCAAATCCTTGCCTCTCAGAAAAGCAAAAAAACACGTTTTGTACACATTTTTCTTTCTGAAATTTTTCCTCGAAAAACTTGGGAAAACAGGGCAGTAACCGAAAAGTAGGAAAAAACCCAGGAAAAAACCAtctaaaacacaaaaacacatacagaaaaataaaaagaacAAAATCTCAAGGGAGCGCCCAGCACGGGACTCGTGACGGGGGCTGAGAGTGTGCTACTTGGCGCGCTTGCAAGGGGTAGCCCTTGGTTAGTTGCTCCCGATAAGGATTATTGTGCAAACGAGTGAACCCCCTCCATTCCCATAATTctgaatgggccggcccaccaagCACACAAAAgggaatcccccccccccccccccccccccccggttttAATGCTTCCTAGGCCGGTTTTCGGAAGCTTCTGAAAGCTTTCTCACTGggttttttgttttccttttctttttctttcttttttatcCCTTTCTTCTGGCtttgtttttcatttttttcattcCTTTGCTCTTTGCTCTTTTTCTTTCTCATTTTTTATTTGCGCAAACTTTTTCTAATTTGAAAACTAACTTTAAGTTTGTGTTTTTCTTAAATTTGTGACAATTTTTTCCAAATCTCTGAACATTTTCCAAATCCACTAAATTCTTTTCAAAATCATGTTTTTTTTCAATTTTGTGAACTTTGTTTTCCAAAATCAATATTTTTTAGAAAATTAGTAATTTTTTTACTAGAATACATTTTtctttcaaattcatgaacttctCAAATCCtgacttttttcaaaatcgacaTATTTTTTTTCTAATTCTTGAACATTATTTCTACAATATCATGAACTTTTTTCTAATCTATGAATAGTTTTCAAATTCGTGAATTTTTCAAACTTATGAAAAAAAACTCAAAATTGTGATTTTTTTATCAAATCAGTGAACTTTTTAAaaatccatgaacatttttttaaagctAACTGATTAGCGGTCAAGTTTCCCACAAAACCTGATTTGCGCTCAACGACAGACTACGTTAATTGGTTATCGGACGAAGGAAATCCGGCCGAGCGAGTTGCTTCGCTTTTGTTGGGCGGCCCAGAAAGGCAGGGCCCTGGGTGCCCAGGTTGTGGCTCGACCCATGATCGGTCTATATCGTTGCAGtgtcgtgtgtgtgtgtgtgtgtatgaaATACTATGGATGATTGGGAAGGTCGTGCACTATTATTTTCGTTAAAAAGGGAAGGTAATTGTTAAGAGTGTGTTTTTTCAATGAAATTATTGAGTTTTATTCCATGGTAACAGGTTTTTTGCGGGGACCATGTTAACAGGTTTCGTCTGCTAATACATTATGCTATTTGGCACAACCAAACATCAGTGCTAACACTAGCTCTACAATGATGAGCTAAACAATGAGCAACTTTTTTTTAACGAAGTAATTTCTGGGGAATAAACTCATGACTTTCAAGTAGAAGCTTGATTTCAATTAGCAGATGACCTTAGCAGGACCGGTCCATCGAGGTACTAGCGAGAGCTCTAATAAGAGCGACACAGTCTGCTTGGATGATCATGGGGTGATCCGTCATTGCAAGTTGAGAGTAATGCCCTCCAAAAATATGTGTATCTCCAATTTGAGGGCATCATTGCAATAAAACAAGTGCATCAAAAAGGGACCCATCAACAAACGAAGACATCCATCCCATGGTTGGCCGAGGCCAAGGATCCGACGCCAATGTTACCTTTGTCAAAGTAGGTCGAGCCCATTCAATGATTGTCTTACCCTTCAGTACCTCCTTCATGGCCTGATGTCTTAATTGTAGAACCACTTTGAGATAGCTACAAAGGAATTCCTTCCAGATGCGCACCAGTGGTATTTGCTTGCCGTATACCTTATCATTCTTGAGGTTCCAAATTTGACAGATGAGAAGAAATATCATGGATCATACCAATTCCATTTTGTTCAAAGAACATGAAATAACCACTTCAACACTGAGATAACAACCTCTTTCTTGCGAGGGATCgaccactccccccccccccattgCATCTGAAAGCTTCCCAACATTCAGGCTAGTGGCCAAAGCAAGGGCAGTATCTTCTTCTTCGACACCACACAACGGGCATGTAGCATGTACTATCAAATGGCGACATTTCGTACACTGGTTAGTCCCTATTTGGAGCACATTACACAACAAACCAAGTTCCTCGACAAATACTTCCTCCAAGTGAATCATGCCATGTGACTAGTCAGAGAAGACACCATTGGGATGAAGTATTTCTTCATGATGGGGTTGCACCCGAACATCACGAAAGCTAGTCTGAAACCCCATGTCTTGAATCCATGCTCCAGTTTGCTAATACCATGGTCAAAGTGTTTGGAGCGGAGTACTTGAGAGAACCAACTGACAAAGACACCGCATGACTCATGGAACTGTCGTAAGCTAGTGGTTGGCCAGGTATGCTTCAATTCCTCGATTGCATGCACTGGCAATGGAAGAATTGTCCCATATTCTCTATAAGGGCAATATCAGGCCTATTGCAAAAAAGCCCGTGATCATTCTTGAAGTAGCTGCATCATAAGACTTTTGGATTTGTCACTCTTTCTTTGGGATTCTCGGGTCTCACAATGACATCACTGTGCTGCAGCGGTCTCCATTGTTTGCAAGGTTGTGTGTGTGGGACAAGCTCTTTCATGCAACTACACCATCAATGGTTATGAGTACAACATGGGCTATTATCTTTGTGATAATATCTATCCTTCATGGGCGACCTTCGTCAAGACCATATCTGATCAAATGGGTGAGAAAAGAACTCACTTTGCCCAAAGACAAGAAATGTGCTAGAAAGGATGACGAGAGGGCATTTGAAGTGCTCCAAGCCCGTTTTGCAGTTGTTCCTGGACCCGCATATGGGATCCAGAGGCGTTATGGAAGGTGATGGCAACTTGTGTGATTATACCCAACATTATTGTGGAGGATGAGGGTGACGGAGTTCGCCTCGGTCTGGAATTTAAGCATGTGGGTGATTCTATACAATTTTCAGAGCAGAACCTGTTATCCAAATGCATCAACAGATTCTTCATCGAGCAACTCATGAGCAACTTTAGATCTGGTTGAGCAGAAAACTAAAAAATATGTCTGAATAAGTTGAACTCAAATTGAAACTATTTTATTGAAAAGCTTCAGACGGTGGCATTCCAAACTTGTCAGATAAGAATGTTTGCACATTCTTACTCGGATTAGAATCATATGGCAAGATCGCAAATAACCCCAATTAATATTTAGATCCTAAAGCTAAAGAACGACATGATATAATCGTGTTTTTGACAACCTTTATCCTGATTTCACGGATTAGGAGATTGGTGTTCATGTCACATTATCACTAGTTCACTACAAAGACATGGTTTAAAACAGACTTTGCCATTATGTCTGCACTATATTCTGTGCGGATCATAATAGTATTTGCACTACTTGTCAAAGTGTTTACACATGACGAAGAAATCACGAGAACGTGAGAGAAAACTGGTGTGTTGGGGACTTTCTAGAAGCTAGTTTTGTACATAGCCGCTACGCGCGTCATCTTGCAAACACGCGTCACGATCGAGCCGCGAAGGCCTCGCTCGCCGCCATGACGGCGACAAACCCACCGCCAGGCGCGCGCACCCCACCGACCGCCGAGGCGCGCCTCCTCAGCTCCGGTGGCGTCAGCGCGCAGGCGCCGAAGTCGCACGGCCCGTTCTCGGCGATGGTCGCCATCGCCGGCCCCTTCCTCCGAGCCGGcacgatcgccggcgccaccgGGCCAAGGCGGCCCTTCTTTGCTGCCCCGACATCCGCCGGCTGATCGGCCGTCGCCACGCGGCGCTGCTTCGTCGACGCGGCGCGGATGAGGTCGTCGGCGCGGTCCGAGCTCGTCCACAGGTGCACGGTCGTGGCCGATCTGACAAAGCCGGAGCCGCGGCCGCCCGCGACTGCCCCCGCCGGCACGCGGGTGGCGCACCCGGACATGCCGCGCACGTAGAGGTCGCAGGCGGAGTCGCACGCCCGCGACAGCGCGCGCATCGGCGCGCCGATGCAGAGGCACCCGCCCGTCTCGCTGCCGCCGTCCTTCGTCATCTGCTGCGTACTAGGAGCGTGGAGGTTGCTTCCGACCGACAATGAAACACAGACGGAGCGCTACTGGTACTGGTACGGTCGTCGAGGTTTCTTGCTCTTTATAGAGACAACTCGACGGAGGTCTCCGTTATCTCTGGGTTGAGAGAGAATCGAGCACCCGATGATGGGGTTCACACCGGGTTGCTTGTGCAGTCGAGGTGCTTGGTTTTTAATATTGCTTGGTTAACAATGGCGTAAGCGGTTTTTAATACCGGCGGTAAGGGCGAAATGGTCAGGATGCACATGTATGTGATGTATTTTGGGGCCATAGAGTGATAGGGGAGTTGAGCCGGCCAAGTCTCACGAGCGCAGACGCGCTGCATCGGGTGGTGCCGGGTGCACGCATATGTAAGCCGGGGGCTGGTATCATTTGGTTTTCTGTTAACAAAACCAGTCGGCCTACTAACTTGGGATTTTGACGTGCTAATTAAGCTTAGCAATCGCCGTTGCTTGTGTCAACGATGCAATTGTAAAACAGAGCGAGCGAGCAACCGCGGGAAAGATGGCGACTTTTTCCCGACTAATCGTGTTCCCTGACAGAAGCGCTGGCCGTGAGTCAGCCGTTAATTCTGACAATGGTGGCATTTTCCTAATTTCTTTTGGACATGGACAATGGTGGATTTTTTTTTTAACTTGACAATGGTGGCAACTGGGAAGGAGAGAAAATGAAAATAGCAAGACACGAACCCCGCCACTGTCATATCAATACATCATGCTTAAGCAAAACAGAGAGTGACCGCGTTAAGTCATGGAGTTATCCCGGCAAAGAAAAAAAGTAATGAAGAACTTAGCGCCGGTGTTTTGTGCAATGCAAGTAAGTAATGCATTTCCTTTCTACCAACAGTCCCCAAGGACCTAGGTAGAAGTGGTTACTCCACAACTATTACAATGACCCTACAGAAATATAAAATTAGGCACCAGTCCTTCCTTTGTGCATAAAGGTCCTTGGATGGAGAACTAATAATACAATTGAGTCCCCATGACGATGCCAACCTTGTCAGAGTAGGTGGAGCCAGCGATGCCGACAAACATCACCTTGTCATTACTCTTGGGACTGTGCTCATGAGACTTGCTATGAATTTCCACTATGTGCAACATGTGTTGGGGCAGGGCATCCCTATCTTGGAGGTTCAAGTAAGAGGTGTGTGGGATCGGTGCCAAGCCAACGATCAACCCAAGAACGCCTCGATGCACTCTCTAGACATATGATATTAGGGGTCTTCAACTCCAGCAAACATCGACATTGTGTGATGGACGATGGGGGGTGGGGGCGATTTCACTAGAAGCTCGTCTATCCCTTTGATCGATGACAACTTCTAGAAGATAAAGCTTGTCGTGGAAGGACAGATTCAGAGCAAAGCTTCATGAGGGAGAGCTCAAGCTCCGCTGTCGCATCATCATCACTATGGCCCGGGGAGAAGAAGCTCGGAGCTATCACTCACAGAGCACTCACTATGTCTGCATGTCACTTTATTTAGCGCCAACGACACCAAACACGGGATACCTAGGGTAATATGCATATATTTGAGGGACCCTAGGGCTACCCACCTTGTCTCTCCGGCAGCCGGAGCCACATGCGAAGGAGAAGGTCAGGGGAACCCTCACGAAGGATGAAAGAAACTGACTTATGGGCAAGTCGTTTTTCTCTCAAACTTATTGCGGTTAGTAATGTATTGGTGGGTTGTAGAATGATTTCAATCGGTAAGTCTATTTTAAACCTTGAACTCCTAGAGCCATTCGTAATCATATCCTGAAGTCCTCGTAGCTGAAATGGGCACCATGTAATTTGAACCCGGGCAATCCCGACACTAGACTTGTTTGTCCCTCCGGGGAAGGAGGATCCCGGTAGGGATTATTTTCCCAACTAATTAAGCAGGCACACCCCATGATCTCTCGAGCTACCACTCACCCCCTCACGTGCCTTGCGCCTAGCCACATGCACTCAAGCGGTCGTGCACACGAGCCAAACCACATGTAGAACTTGCCATCTCTCGTGGGAGCTCCTATTTGACACTCTTTGTTTAAAATAGAAGCGCACAACACATGGGGCTCCCCGAATGGGCTGACTCAGTAGCGAGTGGCACTTTGTAGCACAAACAATGGAAAATCCCAAGAATGTCGTGCGATGAACTTTGGTGTCTTGTAGTCAGCGTAGCAACATTGAAACTATCAACACCAATAGatcaaaacatttttgaaatatcaaatgagattttttttaaaattaaaTATTTTTTAGAATGTGAACATTAACAACTTTGTGAAAAAAAAgtaaaacacaaacatttttgGAAACCTCAAATATTTTCCTAAAATGCAAATATTTTTGAATCtctgaacattttctgaaattttgcAAACGCAATAATTTTCCGAGaaaataaacatttttttaaaaattggaaacatttttttaaatgcgAGATTTTTTCTAAAAAGCAAAAATTGTCTGGATTTGTCAACAATTTTTGAAAAAATGCAAGCAATTTCCGAAATTACAATTATTTTGGAACTTGAGCAATTTTGAAATTTTGAACTGTTCTTTTAATATAAATTGAATATTGTTTGAAAtttgaaaagaaaagaaacagaaaaaaacagaaaaccaGAACAAACAGAAGGAAAAAACCAAACAACCAGAACAAAACAGAAAACCCGGATCCTAAAACAAGAAAAAACAAAGATCCACATTTTGCTCTAAATGGGCTGGCCCATATCTCGTTCGCATGCCTGGTTTTCTCTTGAATGAAGGAAAAAAAAGGATTTTCCTTCAGGAAACAGTGTTTTGCTGCAAGAAGCACAACTATACCCCCCAAAAAGGAAAATGCACGTCACA
This sequence is a window from Aegilops tauschii subsp. strangulata cultivar AL8/78 chromosome 7, Aet v6.0, whole genome shotgun sequence. Protein-coding genes within it:
- the LOC109785109 gene encoding uncharacterized protein; translated protein: MTKDGGSETGGCLCIGAPMRALSRACDSACDLYVRGMSGCATRVPAGAVAGGRGSGFVRSATTVHLWTSSDRADDLIRAASTKQRRVATADQPADVGAAKKGRLGPVAPAIVPARRKGPAMATIAENGPCDFGACALTPPELRRRASAVGGVRAPGGGFVAVMAASEAFAARS